The following coding sequences lie in one Hippoglossus hippoglossus isolate fHipHip1 chromosome 14, fHipHip1.pri, whole genome shotgun sequence genomic window:
- the LOC117774506 gene encoding protein sprouty homolog 3, translating into MELDGLDLQQVQVLSLDHIRAIRANNDYVERPVALEPATQTGFFYAHDDRYPHGVYTHHPQHSFHSALPRSQSQQQHAHLSHLSRSSTISSSISRTSATSDQRLLAGLTPSHSGLGSVVRSQPKGELKPDTSFGKGLTEDEAELGLHQFICERCGRCKCQECCAPRRLPSCWVCGQRCLFSAESAVENCTCFCCVKGLFYHCSKQDDEDNCADRPCSCTAAHGCARWGTMGLLALCLPCLCCYPPARLCLALCQCANDRAKRPGCRCSNTNTVCRKISASNPNSGHPSLRSKALEKPL; encoded by the coding sequence ATGGAGCTGGACGGGCTGGACCTCCAGCAGGTCCAAGTGCTGTCGCTCGACCATATACGTGCCATCCGGGCCAACAATGACTATGTGGAGAGGCCCGTGGCGCTGGAACCGGCTACCCAGACCGGATTTTTTTATGCCCATGATGACCGTTACCCTCATGGAGTATACACGCATCACCCCCAGCACTCCTTCCACTCTGCCCTGCCCCGCAGCCAAAGTCAGCAGCAGCACGCTCACCTGTCCCACCTGAGCCGTTCCAGTACCATAAGCTCTTCCATTTCTCGGACCAGTGCCACGTCAGACCAGCGGCTACTGGCAGGTTTGACGCCGTCTCACTCGGGGTTAGGTTCAGTGGTCCGTTCTCAACCCAAAGGAGAACTCAAACCCGATACTTCCTTTGGTAAAGGCCTAACGGAGGACGAGGCCGAGCTCGGCCTTCATCAGTTCATCTGCGAGCGCTGTGGTCGCTGCAAGTGCCAAGAGTGCTGCGCTCCCCGCCGCCTGCCTTCCTGTTGGGTCTGTGGACAGCGCTGCCTGTTCTCTGCTGAGAGTGCTGTGGAGAATTGCACTTGCTTTTGTTGCGTTAAAGGCTTATTCTATCACTGCTCCAAACAGGATGATGAGGATAACTGCGCTGACCGGCCCTGCTCTTGTACTGCAGCCCATGGCTGTGCCCGCTGGGGCACAATGGGGCTGCTGGCGCTCTGCCTTCCCTGCCTCTGCTGCTATCCCCCCGCCAGGCTGTGCCTTGCCCTGTGCCAGTGTGCCAACGACCGGGCCAAGCGCCCCGGCTGCAGGTGCAGCAACACCAACACTGTGTGCCGCAAGATTTCTGCCTCTAACCCCAACTCTGGTCACCCCTCGCTCCGCAGCAAAGCGCTGGAGAAGCCGTTATGA